In a genomic window of Streptomyces noursei ATCC 11455:
- a CDS encoding SCO6880 family protein, which translates to MSDNPQAEATTATVKFPHRSKRGILLGLTAPQLIVVSLTGLLLLAVILTRGVVGALELIPLWAAIALLVFVRYRGRALADWAPIATRYVLRRMRGQLIWLTRPSRRPVREGLLHLPGTAASLRVVTAPDRRYGAVHNPHTGTLTAVVKVSSRAYALLDPGTQNANVNGWGRALAALARTGQVARIQVIERTVPDSGDALRRYWEEHGQPDAPVAGAVYSELIQSAGPAAAPHEAYVAVSLDAKAARRLINQAGGGLTGSFSVLAQLTSTFDQAARTAGLNPTGWLTAHEIAAVVRTAYDPKALGALDRWSSSGRPEADPAAAGPVVVVEKSDHIATDSAVHATYWVENWPRTETSAGFLHQLLFTAGVRRTLSLSYEPKGLDAALRDVQRKKASVIADAAERARRGQVDSEADSIEYQDIKSRERQLIAGHADVALTGLLTVSADSEEELRSACAVVETAAVGAQLDLRPLTWQQAEAFTAAAMPLALAA; encoded by the coding sequence ATGTCTGACAACCCCCAGGCCGAAGCCACCACGGCCACCGTGAAGTTCCCCCACCGCAGCAAGCGCGGCATCCTGCTCGGCCTGACCGCCCCGCAACTGATCGTCGTGAGCCTCACCGGCCTGCTCCTGCTCGCCGTAATCCTCACCCGTGGTGTGGTCGGCGCTCTCGAACTCATCCCGTTGTGGGCCGCTATCGCCCTGCTGGTCTTCGTTCGCTACCGCGGCCGGGCCCTGGCCGACTGGGCTCCCATCGCTACCCGGTACGTGCTCCGCAGGATGCGGGGCCAGTTGATCTGGCTCACCCGGCCCTCCCGCCGCCCGGTCCGCGAAGGACTCCTCCACCTGCCCGGTACTGCCGCCAGCCTGCGCGTGGTCACCGCTCCCGACCGTCGGTATGGTGCGGTCCATAACCCCCACACCGGCACGCTGACCGCCGTCGTCAAGGTGTCCTCCCGCGCCTACGCGCTGCTCGACCCGGGCACCCAGAACGCCAACGTCAACGGCTGGGGACGTGCGCTCGCCGCACTGGCGCGCACCGGTCAGGTCGCCCGGATCCAGGTGATCGAGCGCACCGTGCCGGACTCCGGCGACGCCCTTCGCCGGTACTGGGAGGAGCACGGCCAGCCCGACGCCCCGGTGGCTGGCGCGGTCTACAGCGAGCTGATCCAGAGCGCGGGACCCGCTGCGGCTCCGCACGAGGCATACGTCGCGGTCTCGCTGGACGCCAAGGCCGCCAGGCGCCTGATCAACCAGGCCGGTGGCGGTCTGACCGGGTCCTTCAGTGTCCTGGCGCAGTTGACGTCGACCTTCGATCAGGCCGCGCGCACCGCCGGGCTCAACCCCACCGGCTGGCTCACCGCCCACGAGATCGCGGCCGTCGTGCGAACGGCGTACGACCCCAAGGCCCTTGGTGCGCTGGACCGTTGGTCCTCCTCGGGGCGGCCCGAGGCTGACCCCGCCGCCGCTGGCCCGGTCGTGGTCGTCGAGAAGTCGGACCACATCGCGACCGACTCGGCCGTCCATGCCACGTACTGGGTGGAGAACTGGCCCCGCACCGAGACGTCGGCGGGCTTCTTGCACCAGCTTCTGTTCACCGCCGGGGTGCGGCGGACCCTGTCGCTGTCGTACGAGCCGAAGGGGCTGGACGCCGCACTGCGCGATGTCCAGCGCAAGAAGGCCAGCGTGATCGCCGACGCCGCCGAGCGAGCCCGTCGCGGCCAGGTCGACTCCGAAGCGGACTCGATCGAGTACCAGGACATCAAGTCCCGTGAGCGCCAGCTCATCGCGGGCCACGCGGATGTCGCCCTGACTGGCCTGCTGACCGTCTCGGCCGACTCCGAGGAGGAGCTGCGTTCCGCCTGCGCGGTGGTGGAGACCGCGGCGGTCGGCGCCCAGCTCGACCTCCGACCGCTCACCTGGCAGCAGGCCGAAGCATTCACCGCCGCCGCCATGCCGCTCGCCCTCGCCGCCTGA
- a CDS encoding DUF6238 family protein gives MSRTASPTAQDFVPFATAALDFHRALNVPGGPLVTTRAELDALHAHLVSLHGLLDAHAARTGQLVPIEGDQLRAARTRIWQAADHVHAAYHAAPRPDSGEVPEREACQAGLPEGAPELTICQRHQRTAHLVRRRTTPADLHAPFTGLVRH, from the coding sequence ATGTCCCGCACCGCCAGCCCCACCGCGCAGGACTTCGTGCCCTTCGCCACCGCCGCGCTCGACTTCCACCGCGCGCTCAACGTTCCCGGCGGTCCGCTCGTCACCACCCGCGCCGAGCTGGACGCTCTGCACGCCCACCTCGTCTCGCTGCACGGCCTGCTGGATGCCCACGCCGCCCGCACCGGCCAGCTCGTCCCGATCGAGGGCGACCAACTCCGCGCCGCCCGCACCCGGATCTGGCAGGCCGCCGACCACGTGCACGCCGCCTACCACGCGGCGCCGCGGCCGGACTCCGGCGAGGTCCCCGAACGCGAGGCGTGCCAGGCCGGCCTGCCAGAAGGCGCACCAGAGCTGACCATCTGCCAGCGCCACCAGCGCACCGCGCACCTGGTCCGCCGCCGCACCACCCCGGCCGACCTGCACGCGCCGTTCACCGGCCTCGTCCGCCACTGA
- a CDS encoding ATP-binding protein, giving the protein MPRTRASASHLFVPRKASRADQRAARAGFAEARRQARLAGAPPKRRDGETLDPELRPTYPPSGRPGSSSARGGKLSLPAHRMTTATVSGAYPFLAEGGLGAEGIFIGRDVHAEAAFCYDPFSLYSSGRIEGFTNPNAVLAGIIGMGKSALAKSIATRAIAHGYRVYVPCDPKGEWTAVAQALGGYSIALGPGLPGRLNPLDAPARPASVSEDDWSTEVRKRRLLLLGGLARTVLKRDLLPMEHTALDLALDLVVAEAEAGGTVPLLGEIAHTLGSPERLDAALGDQAGHMGLAAQDLAHALRRLVHGDLSGMFDAPSTVAFDPNTPMLSIDLSRLGGSGDDTALVLAMTCASAWMESALADPDGGRRWVIYDEAWRVMRHVGLLERMQSQWKLSRGLGIANLMVIHRLSDLLSAGDAGSRGRVLAEGLLADCSTRIIYRQEPDQLAAAASLLGLTGVETQAVSALTKGRGLWKVAGRSFITQHILHPAERELFDTDARMSA; this is encoded by the coding sequence ATGCCCCGCACACGCGCCAGCGCCTCCCACCTGTTCGTCCCCCGCAAGGCATCGCGTGCCGATCAGCGAGCCGCCCGCGCCGGTTTCGCCGAGGCCCGCCGCCAGGCCCGCCTCGCCGGAGCCCCGCCCAAGCGCCGCGACGGGGAAACCCTTGACCCGGAGCTGCGGCCGACCTACCCGCCGTCCGGACGCCCCGGCTCCTCCTCGGCACGCGGCGGCAAGCTGAGCCTGCCCGCCCACCGGATGACCACCGCCACCGTCAGCGGCGCCTATCCCTTCCTCGCGGAAGGCGGACTGGGCGCGGAGGGCATCTTCATCGGTCGCGATGTCCACGCGGAGGCCGCGTTCTGCTACGACCCGTTCTCGCTGTACAGCAGCGGCCGGATCGAGGGCTTCACCAATCCCAACGCGGTCCTGGCCGGGATCATCGGCATGGGCAAGTCAGCGCTGGCCAAGTCCATCGCCACCAGGGCGATTGCCCACGGCTACCGGGTCTACGTGCCCTGTGACCCCAAGGGCGAGTGGACGGCCGTCGCGCAGGCCCTCGGCGGCTACAGCATCGCGCTGGGGCCGGGGCTCCCGGGGCGGTTGAACCCGTTGGATGCTCCGGCCCGGCCCGCCTCGGTGAGCGAGGACGACTGGTCGACCGAGGTCCGCAAGCGCCGTCTCCTGCTCCTGGGCGGCCTCGCGCGCACGGTGCTGAAGCGCGATCTCCTGCCGATGGAGCACACAGCCCTGGATCTCGCGCTGGACCTGGTCGTTGCCGAAGCCGAGGCCGGCGGCACCGTGCCTCTGCTCGGCGAGATCGCGCACACCCTCGGCTCGCCCGAACGCCTCGACGCCGCCCTCGGCGACCAGGCCGGGCACATGGGGCTCGCCGCGCAGGACCTCGCGCATGCCCTGCGCCGTTTGGTGCACGGCGACTTGAGCGGCATGTTCGACGCGCCCTCGACCGTGGCCTTCGACCCGAACACGCCGATGCTGTCCATCGACCTGTCCCGGCTCGGCGGCTCCGGCGACGACACCGCGCTGGTCCTCGCGATGACCTGTGCGAGCGCCTGGATGGAATCGGCGCTCGCCGACCCGGACGGCGGCAGGCGCTGGGTGATCTACGACGAGGCATGGCGCGTGATGAGGCACGTCGGCCTGCTGGAGCGCATGCAGAGCCAGTGGAAGCTCAGCCGAGGTCTCGGCATCGCGAACTTGATGGTCATCCACCGTCTCAGCGATCTGCTGAGCGCGGGCGACGCCGGCTCGCGAGGACGGGTGCTGGCTGAGGGCCTCCTCGCCGACTGCTCCACCCGCATCATCTACCGCCAGGAGCCCGACCAGCTCGCCGCCGCCGCGTCCCTGCTCGGCCTGACCGGCGTCGAAACCCAGGCCGTGTCCGCTCTGACCAAGGGCCGCGGTCTGTGGAAAGTCGCAGGTCGCAGCTTCATCACCCAGCACATCCTGCACCCGGCCGAGCGTGAGTTGTTCGACACCGATGCCCGCATGTCCGCCTGA
- a CDS encoding type IV secretory system conjugative DNA transfer family protein, which translates to MPAPRTSAPSTTTGSDALLYLFIGILGIALAFASLAWLTGNLTNTLVGAGPWVSFRATDALLHPDVLWPHLSPTALLVGARIIPGLLSVCLTTAGLVLWMRLRGGAKNGLARKADLAPLLDKEITAKARSLRPSLSDLKPNQVAPADRGILVGTLSPGRTKVRASWEDVIVAIMAPRSGKTSGLAIPAILSAPGPVLLTSNKAANDAFTATVDARAEIGTIWTLDPQQIAHHPREMWWDILADARDLAGAKRLAGHFVAASVDESNGSDFWSTAASNTLGALFLAAASHRRPITDVLAWLASPADRTPVDLLTDAGHDAVAAQLQGTVSGATETRDGIYETARQYASCLLDPDVAAWVTPSKHLPEFKPSAFATSRDTLYLLSKDGGGSASAIIAAAADAVMRAAVVVAERSGGRLDPPALCVLDEAANVCKISDLPDLYSHLGSRGVIPMTILQSYRQGQRCWGDAGMDALWSAATIKIVGSGIDDADFADRLSRQVGDHDVQTTSVSTSDGGKSTSVSMRTERILPPDAIRALPKGRALLFATGIRVAMLDLRPWYKEPSAKVVGRASARATEAITERATAKPLGRDDFGLSA; encoded by the coding sequence ATGCCCGCACCGCGTACCAGCGCGCCCTCGACCACCACCGGGTCCGACGCGCTCCTCTACCTCTTCATCGGCATCCTCGGCATCGCTCTCGCCTTCGCTTCCCTGGCCTGGCTGACAGGCAACCTCACCAACACCCTGGTCGGTGCCGGCCCGTGGGTGTCCTTCAGGGCCACCGACGCGCTGCTTCACCCCGACGTGCTCTGGCCGCACCTGAGCCCCACAGCGCTGCTGGTCGGCGCCCGGATCATCCCCGGCCTGCTCTCCGTCTGTCTCACCACCGCCGGCCTGGTCCTGTGGATGCGTCTGCGCGGCGGCGCGAAGAACGGCCTCGCCCGCAAGGCGGATCTCGCTCCGCTGCTGGACAAGGAGATCACTGCCAAGGCCAGGAGCCTGCGGCCGAGCCTGTCCGATCTGAAGCCGAACCAGGTCGCCCCGGCCGACCGCGGGATCCTCGTCGGCACCCTCTCCCCGGGTCGGACCAAGGTCCGCGCCTCCTGGGAGGACGTGATCGTCGCGATCATGGCCCCGCGCTCCGGCAAGACCTCCGGACTGGCGATCCCCGCGATCCTGTCGGCTCCCGGCCCGGTCTTGCTGACCTCGAACAAGGCGGCGAACGACGCCTTCACCGCGACGGTGGACGCCCGCGCCGAGATAGGCACGATCTGGACCCTCGACCCGCAGCAGATCGCCCACCACCCGCGCGAGATGTGGTGGGACATCCTGGCCGACGCCCGCGACCTCGCCGGGGCGAAACGCCTTGCCGGACACTTCGTCGCCGCCAGCGTGGACGAGTCGAACGGCTCCGACTTCTGGTCCACCGCCGCGAGCAACACCCTCGGCGCGCTGTTCCTCGCTGCCGCCAGTCACCGACGCCCCATCACCGACGTCCTGGCCTGGCTCGCCTCCCCTGCTGACCGCACTCCCGTCGACCTGCTCACCGACGCTGGCCACGACGCGGTCGCCGCCCAGCTCCAGGGCACCGTCAGCGGGGCCACCGAAACGCGGGACGGCATCTATGAGACCGCGAGGCAGTACGCGAGCTGCCTGCTCGACCCGGACGTCGCCGCCTGGGTCACCCCCAGCAAGCACCTTCCCGAGTTCAAGCCCTCCGCGTTCGCCACCTCCCGCGACACTCTGTACCTCCTCAGCAAGGACGGCGGCGGCTCGGCGTCGGCGATCATCGCCGCAGCAGCCGATGCCGTGATGCGCGCGGCCGTGGTCGTCGCCGAGCGCTCCGGCGGGCGGCTCGACCCGCCCGCCCTGTGCGTCCTCGACGAGGCCGCCAACGTCTGCAAGATCAGCGATCTCCCCGACCTGTACAGCCACCTGGGCAGCCGGGGCGTCATCCCGATGACGATCCTGCAGTCCTACCGGCAGGGCCAGCGGTGCTGGGGCGACGCAGGCATGGACGCCCTCTGGTCCGCCGCCACCATCAAGATCGTCGGAAGCGGCATCGACGATGCCGACTTCGCCGACCGCCTGAGCAGGCAGGTCGGTGACCACGACGTGCAGACCACGTCGGTGTCGACCAGTGACGGCGGAAAGTCCACTTCGGTGAGTATGCGTACCGAGCGGATCCTGCCGCCGGACGCGATTCGCGCGCTTCCCAAGGGGAGGGCGCTGCTGTTCGCCACCGGCATCCGGGTGGCCATGCTCGACCTCCGGCCCTGGTACAAGGAGCCCTCCGCCAAGGTGGTCGGCCGGGCCTCGGCCCGCGCAACGGAGGCCATCACCGAGCGGGCCACCGCCAAACCCCTTGGCCGCGACGACTTCGGGCTGTCGGCATGA
- a CDS encoding DnaB-like helicase N-terminal domain-containing protein, producing MSPLLDVEQAVLGSVLLDPSQLAHLDWLAPDHFYRPVHQALFAALRKLQTDGHPALATVDSVPLSWVTDAVDEASLHIRGLTASYAHTLISACPRPRHAPVYGRMVLEGAIHRTVTEHAVRLHQAARADALQGEVEGALHYADVLTGVLGDLARRWGFEPRPVAPATPPAAAPAAPPPVRADQVAEDERFLLAVLVERPKAMDEVVGWLRPGDFADPAHGQLYRCLGALHHRGEPIDRITVLWEAQRRGLLADGTLSAEQLTAICDGVGPGSAEWLGEQVMRSSVTRTAAVSARAIRALAENETLALGRLISHALHALGPLEDVRTRWQAANGHPAPPSPTPAPPTEEPAVARVHAALARSTPRPAARPPERPFPASKPSGARPPSRTHG from the coding sequence ATGAGCCCCTTGTTGGATGTCGAACAGGCAGTGCTCGGCTCGGTGCTGCTTGACCCCAGTCAGCTCGCGCACCTCGACTGGCTCGCGCCGGATCACTTCTACCGGCCGGTCCACCAAGCGCTGTTCGCCGCACTGCGCAAGCTACAAACCGACGGCCACCCCGCGTTGGCCACCGTGGATTCCGTGCCGCTGTCATGGGTGACCGATGCGGTCGACGAGGCCAGCCTCCACATCCGGGGGCTAACTGCGTCATACGCGCACACCCTGATCTCGGCATGCCCGCGCCCCAGGCACGCTCCGGTGTACGGCCGGATGGTGCTGGAGGGCGCGATCCATCGCACCGTGACCGAGCACGCGGTCCGCCTTCACCAGGCCGCCCGCGCCGACGCCCTCCAGGGCGAGGTGGAGGGAGCGCTGCACTATGCGGATGTCCTGACCGGGGTGCTCGGCGATCTCGCACGGCGTTGGGGGTTCGAGCCTCGCCCGGTCGCGCCTGCCACGCCACCGGCCGCCGCCCCGGCCGCGCCCCCACCAGTCCGGGCAGACCAGGTCGCCGAGGACGAGCGGTTCCTGCTGGCGGTTCTGGTCGAGCGGCCGAAGGCGATGGACGAAGTGGTCGGCTGGCTGCGGCCGGGCGACTTCGCCGACCCGGCCCACGGCCAGCTCTACCGCTGCCTCGGGGCACTGCACCACCGGGGCGAGCCCATCGACCGGATCACCGTGCTGTGGGAGGCCCAGCGTCGCGGTCTGCTTGCCGACGGCACGCTGTCCGCCGAACAGCTCACCGCCATCTGCGACGGTGTCGGCCCCGGCAGCGCCGAGTGGCTCGGCGAACAGGTCATGCGCTCCTCCGTCACCCGCACGGCCGCAGTCTCCGCTCGCGCCATCCGCGCGCTGGCCGAGAACGAGACCTTGGCCCTCGGGCGGCTCATCAGCCATGCGCTGCATGCGCTCGGTCCGCTCGAAGACGTGCGCACCCGCTGGCAGGCCGCGAACGGCCACCCCGCACCGCCGTCGCCGACCCCCGCGCCGCCAACCGAGGAACCCGCTGTGGCACGCGTCCACGCCGCCCTCGCCCGCAGCACTCCACGACCAGCCGCCCGGCCACCGGAACGCCCATTCCCTGCCTCCAAGCCATCAGGCGCACGGCCTCCCTCGCGCACCCACGGCTGA
- a CDS encoding HNH endonuclease, which translates to MSKNKKQVRPSNEVPSRSGRIAVQELADLGWTAEMIAYLRKRHQEQQPQPMPSFLQRAPQAFDAAWLRRTATEPSVRRLVVEAAARQREQRRRQAQKDAQRREERRRRQGENAARQAVQQPQPARTYIPPPEEPRARKKEPKPALPPQQDRRREDPEPVPRHAAASHPAPDASEPRRRTEPRARLRDTEPTSAVPTAFSTPPPAPAPELSARRITTPATASATSRSYQELVNALDSMGSVNTRRPSTINRRQRSARARAAVLARSGGLCENPECSSPGFQAVTDAGEPILEVDHVRDLALDGADHPVNMVALCPNCHALKTRGTDREALRKALARVARERHVAAWQT; encoded by the coding sequence TTGTCGAAGAACAAGAAGCAGGTGCGGCCGTCCAACGAGGTCCCTTCCCGCAGCGGGCGCATCGCCGTCCAGGAACTTGCGGACCTTGGTTGGACGGCAGAGATGATCGCCTACCTGCGCAAGCGGCACCAGGAGCAGCAACCGCAGCCGATGCCGTCCTTCTTGCAGCGCGCTCCACAGGCGTTCGACGCGGCATGGCTCCGTCGAACAGCCACCGAGCCGTCCGTGCGGCGCCTGGTCGTGGAAGCCGCCGCCAGGCAGCGTGAACAGCGGCGGCGTCAGGCGCAGAAGGATGCACAGCGAAGGGAGGAGCGCCGCAGACGGCAGGGGGAGAACGCAGCGCGCCAGGCTGTGCAGCAGCCCCAACCGGCCCGCACATACATTCCGCCGCCGGAGGAGCCCCGCGCCCGCAAAAAGGAGCCCAAGCCCGCGCTGCCACCACAGCAGGATCGCCGCCGGGAAGACCCTGAACCCGTGCCCAGGCACGCGGCTGCCTCGCATCCGGCACCGGACGCAAGCGAGCCTCGCAGACGCACGGAGCCGCGCGCCCGTCTCCGTGATACCGAGCCGACATCTGCCGTACCGACTGCGTTCTCCACGCCACCCCCAGCGCCAGCTCCTGAGCTTTCTGCGAGGCGAATTACGACACCGGCCACGGCGAGCGCCACCAGCCGTAGCTACCAGGAGCTCGTGAACGCCCTGGACTCCATGGGGAGCGTCAACACCCGCCGGCCATCGACCATCAACCGGCGCCAACGCTCGGCGCGGGCACGGGCTGCGGTATTGGCCCGCAGCGGAGGCTTATGCGAGAACCCTGAGTGCTCTTCGCCGGGCTTCCAGGCGGTCACCGATGCCGGGGAGCCCATCCTGGAGGTTGATCACGTGCGAGATCTCGCGCTGGACGGCGCAGACCACCCGGTGAACATGGTGGCCCTGTGCCCCAACTGCCACGCCCTCAAGACCCGGGGCACGGACCGTGAGGCGCTGCGGAAAGCGCTGGCACGGGTGGCTCGAGAACGGCACGTGGCGGCCTGGCAGACCTGA
- a CDS encoding DUF4913 domain-containing protein, producing the protein MSDPSKATPEPFRVPDGDLDDLASTLAKTMAEVRQHGVILDRLGSEPDPAPQPTSDTPAAETADADKADGPTSVFILALGGEAYAVELAALSDWVNYLFLPVYGREISTTRPWCDQWHEHPEAVARLHALWLAWQQLTDAEAGLSGPSTWHRDHLDQALVHLRAPDGPFAACTTSPTRPNHRVLATPAPKLANTSSNSEAGVGPNITPSVSTAQQPNVRRSM; encoded by the coding sequence ATGTCCGACCCCAGCAAGGCCACCCCCGAGCCGTTCCGCGTACCCGACGGCGATCTCGACGATCTCGCAAGCACCCTCGCCAAGACCATGGCGGAGGTACGCCAGCACGGTGTCATCCTCGACCGCCTCGGCTCCGAGCCCGACCCCGCCCCTCAGCCCACCAGCGACACTCCGGCCGCAGAGACAGCGGACGCCGACAAGGCCGACGGCCCGACCTCGGTGTTCATCCTCGCCCTGGGCGGCGAGGCATACGCCGTCGAACTCGCCGCTCTCAGCGACTGGGTGAACTACCTGTTCCTGCCCGTCTACGGCCGGGAGATCAGCACCACCCGACCGTGGTGCGATCAGTGGCACGAGCACCCCGAGGCCGTGGCCCGGCTGCACGCGCTCTGGCTCGCGTGGCAGCAGCTCACTGACGCCGAGGCCGGCCTGTCCGGTCCTTCGACGTGGCACCGCGACCACCTCGACCAGGCCCTGGTCCACCTCCGTGCTCCCGACGGCCCCTTCGCCGCGTGCACGACCAGCCCGACCCGGCCCAACCATCGTGTGCTGGCCACCCCCGCGCCCAAGCTGGCCAACACCTCCTCGAACTCCGAGGCCGGCGTCGGCCCCAACATCACGCCGTCCGTGAGCACGGCCCAGCAGCCGAACGTTCGGAGGTCGATGTGA
- a CDS encoding winged helix-turn-helix transcriptional regulator → MSTNAQPTTPQIGSVDAQRVEDALSLIAPKWTTWSAQTLAQHGGPMRARDVAARLPFVSEQLVGKRLAQMHADGLVTRAEDRHGAPYQLSALGESLSSVHRALSDWSQTNLSLGKVAGAERVEDAVRRLHLRHSTAVIQVLDAGGPMRFVHIAEEAGLDNSFTRYRLNRLQADGLVARTGPRHGDPYVLTDAGRALGPVYAAAEHWSNPVATRGHSAPPAPVTSVTRTHTGVPLRSDGIRTTAALRRSAAAPSALFSHAPQPQPRVPAAVTAQSAPSRGR, encoded by the coding sequence ATGTCCACCAACGCACAGCCCACCACTCCCCAGATCGGCTCCGTCGACGCGCAACGCGTCGAGGACGCCCTCTCCCTGATAGCGCCGAAGTGGACGACCTGGTCGGCGCAGACGCTTGCCCAGCACGGCGGCCCCATGCGCGCGCGTGACGTCGCCGCCCGGCTCCCCTTCGTCAGCGAGCAACTCGTCGGCAAGCGGCTGGCGCAGATGCACGCTGACGGTCTGGTCACCCGAGCCGAGGACCGCCACGGTGCCCCGTACCAGCTCAGCGCATTGGGCGAGTCGCTGTCTTCGGTGCACCGCGCCCTGTCGGACTGGTCTCAGACCAACCTGTCGCTCGGCAAGGTAGCCGGTGCCGAACGCGTCGAGGACGCCGTGCGGCGTCTGCATCTTCGGCATTCGACCGCCGTGATCCAGGTCCTCGACGCGGGCGGCCCCATGCGGTTCGTCCACATCGCCGAGGAGGCTGGCCTGGACAACAGCTTCACCCGGTATCGCCTCAACCGGCTTCAGGCCGACGGCCTGGTCGCCCGTACCGGACCGCGCCACGGCGACCCCTACGTCCTGACCGACGCCGGGCGGGCGCTGGGCCCCGTCTACGCAGCCGCCGAGCACTGGAGTAACCCCGTCGCCACGCGGGGGCACTCGGCACCCCCGGCCCCCGTCACGTCGGTCACCCGGACCCACACCGGCGTCCCGCTGAGGTCGGACGGCATCCGAACCACAGCGGCCCTGCGCCGGAGCGCCGCCGCGCCGAGCGCCCTGTTCAGCCACGCACCGCAGCCGCAACCGCGGGTGCCGGCGGCCGTCACCGCCCAGTCGGCCCCCTCTCGGGGCCGGTGA
- a CDS encoding DUF317 domain-containing protein, whose amino-acid sequence MSTQPYDQHPYQEVLVSPMYLAGSNGTGDAGFAPVAHWPHHYLDEGPCQLLVTSPDQRIRIGWFGDDFELWKITAAGDAVSAPSWTATFNHVTPAEIVAGLTTALAHDYAEADAYNGNARFLANPSLYRADAVRPLTEAGWTRDGGAERGTVEIIAPDGQAGVLIDNRLSGWDDETVTLWAGPPGWGTRAEAVFTARTPSHLIAATAAAMTDPAPVMRERHQLDRKMEDLVTLTPVGPTVPQVPRAPTPLDVRRTAVAQAVHRAARFPQTAADLRVMAARSRTATSAQNRSSNPAPALGASPLASPSTPRRNR is encoded by the coding sequence ATGAGCACCCAGCCCTACGACCAGCATCCCTACCAAGAGGTACTGGTCAGCCCCATGTACCTGGCCGGCTCCAACGGGACCGGCGACGCCGGATTCGCCCCCGTCGCTCACTGGCCGCACCACTACCTCGACGAGGGCCCCTGCCAGCTCCTGGTCACCTCGCCCGACCAGAGGATTCGTATCGGCTGGTTCGGCGACGACTTCGAGCTGTGGAAGATCACCGCAGCCGGGGACGCCGTCTCCGCACCCAGCTGGACGGCGACCTTCAACCATGTCACACCGGCCGAGATCGTCGCCGGTCTCACCACCGCTCTGGCCCACGACTACGCCGAAGCCGACGCCTACAACGGCAACGCGCGCTTTCTGGCGAACCCGTCGTTGTACAGGGCCGACGCCGTCCGGCCACTGACCGAAGCCGGCTGGACCCGCGACGGCGGAGCCGAGCGTGGCACCGTCGAGATCATCGCCCCTGACGGACAAGCAGGCGTCCTGATCGACAACCGCCTGTCCGGCTGGGACGACGAAACCGTCACGCTGTGGGCCGGCCCACCGGGCTGGGGCACACGCGCGGAGGCGGTCTTCACAGCCCGCACCCCGTCCCACTTGATCGCCGCGACGGCAGCCGCCATGACCGATCCAGCCCCGGTGATGCGTGAGCGGCACCAGCTCGATCGCAAGATGGAGGACCTGGTCACGCTCACTCCCGTGGGCCCGACCGTCCCCCAGGTTCCTCGGGCTCCGACCCCCCTCGACGTGCGCCGCACTGCGGTCGCCCAGGCCGTCCACCGCGCCGCACGTTTCCCGCAGACAGCCGCCGACCTCCGGGTCATGGCCGCCCGCAGCCGCACCGCGACTTCGGCACAGAACCGATCGAGCAATCCCGCGCCCGCTCTCGGGGCCAGCCCGCTGGCCAGCCCGTCGACCCCACGCCGCAACCGCTGA
- a CDS encoding DUF317 domain-containing protein codes for MNASSTLLPTVVRPTTEERAWLSSDHCAGPVLDLVGALGWAIVDTPEANVHCTSPDGRVYVGWLPEDTAAWKRGIVWQVRVLPTDAEPWVQEFGLYTPSEAVAGFIAALVAHR; via the coding sequence GTGAACGCCTCCAGCACCCTCCTGCCCACTGTCGTCCGCCCCACCACGGAGGAGCGCGCCTGGCTCTCCAGCGACCACTGCGCAGGCCCGGTGCTCGACCTGGTCGGCGCGCTCGGCTGGGCGATCGTCGACACCCCGGAGGCCAACGTGCACTGCACCAGTCCGGACGGCCGCGTCTACGTCGGCTGGCTCCCCGAGGACACCGCCGCCTGGAAGCGGGGCATCGTCTGGCAGGTCCGGGTGCTTCCCACCGACGCCGAGCCCTGGGTCCAGGAGTTCGGCCTCTACACCCCCTCCGAGGCCGTCGCCGGATTCATCGCCGCCCTCGTCGCCCACCGCTGA